The following coding sequences lie in one Apium graveolens cultivar Ventura chromosome 3, ASM990537v1, whole genome shotgun sequence genomic window:
- the LOC141712002 gene encoding G2/mitotic-specific cyclin-1-like isoform X1 has product MCVLIHPGSTVVLSINGVGLLIELTYLSIFLSYANDNKQMVENMTYFLAELGIINYATVMYCPSMITTSTIYRARCTLKKASFWNETLALHTGFSEPQLMECAKEFVRFHSGTTENKMKAIYKKYSNAERGAVSLLPLAKTVLTVAVVPHS; this is encoded by the exons ATGTGTGTGTTAATTCATCCGGGGAGCACAGTGGTTCTAAGTATTAATGGAGTGGGCCTTCTTATCGAGTTAAcctatctctctatcttcctctCATATGCCAATGACAATAAACAAATG GTGGAGAACATGACTTATTTCTTGGCTGAACTGGGCATAATAAATTATGCGACGGTTATGTACTGTCCTTCAATGATTACAACCTCTACTATCTACAGGGCACGTTGCACTTTGAAGAAGGCATCTTTCTGGAATGAGACACTCGCATTGCATACCGGCTTTTCAGAGCCACAACTAAT GGAATGTGCTAAAGAATTCGTTAGGTTCCACTCAGGTACAACAGAGAATAAGATGAAAGCGATATACAAGAAGTACTCAAATGCTGAGAGAGGAGCTGTTTCTCTTCTTCCACTGGCCAAGACTGTCTTGACTGTTGCTGTTGTGCCACACTCGTGA
- the LOC141712002 gene encoding cellulose synthase A catalytic subunit 6 [UDP-forming]-like isoform X2, producing MCFMMDPTSGKKICYVQFPQRFDGIDRHDRYSNRNVVFFDINMKGLPSDGTVSGGINQDGIDFYNSFIDELIKNGVGKYKGLAKLYF from the exons ATGTGCTTCATGATGGACCCTACATCTGGAAAGAAAATATGCTATGTGCAATTTCCTCAAAGGTTTGATGGGATTGATCGTCATGATAGATACTCAAATCGCAATGTTGTATTCTTTGAT ATTAATATGAAAGGACTACCTTCAG ATGGGACAGTGAGTGGTGGTATAAATCAAGACGGCATCGATTTCTACAATAGCTTCATCGATGAACTCATTAAGAATG GCGTGGGAAAGTACAAAGGGCTGGCCAAGCTTTATTTTTAG